The following is a genomic window from Candidatus Effluviviaceae Genus I sp..
AGACGTTGAGGTTACGGACGCTGATGTGGGTCCTTCCGCTCATGCCGCCTCCTAGCCGACGGTGTGCCGGGCGACCCGGCGGCCGATGAGCCGCGCGACGACGCTCGTGATGAGGATGATGACGGTGAGCACGAGGGCCGACGCGTACGCCCGCTCCTGGACCTCGGGGACCGGCGTCCCGAGCTGGAAGAAGATGGCGAGCGGCAGCGTCGCCGCCGGTCCGAACAGCGAGTGCGGCAGCGAGTCCGTGAACCCCGCGGTGAACATGACCGAGGCCGCGTCGCCGATGCCGCGCCCGAACGCGATGAGCACCGCCGTGAGGATCCCCGGGAGGGCCTGCCTCGCGAGCACCTTCCTCGCCGTCTCCAGCCTCGTCGCGCCCACCGAGTACGACGCGTCGAGCAGCTCCTTTGGCACCATGCGCACGACCTCGTCCATCGCGCGCGCCATGATGGGGAGCATCAGGAACGCCACGGCGATGATGCCGCCCAGGAGCGACGCCCGGAGCCCGAGGAAGAGCATCACGGCGAACCCGAACGCGCCGTACACGATGGACGGCACGCCCCAGAGGACGTCGAACGAGAACCTCGTCAGCTCCACGAAGCGCGACCCCTTCCTGGCGTAGGCGTTGAGGAAGAGGACGATCGGAAGCGCCACGACGAACGCGATGAGCGTGGCGCCGCCCGTCACGTAGAGCGAGCCCACGATCGCGTTCAGGATCCCGCCCTCCTTGCCGAGGTAGAAGCCGCCCTTCGGCGTCTGCGTGACCATCGCGAGGTTCATCGCGGGGAGCCCCTTGACGAGCACCGCCCCGAGGATGAGCACGAGGGTCGCCAGGATGACCATCGTGGCGACGGCCATGAGCGCCTTGAAGAAGGCCTCCTCGATCCTCGCGAACTTCACGATGCGCCACCCTCCCTCGCGGCCGCGCCGGTCACCGCGCGATCCCTCGCTCGATCCTGACGAGCACCGCCCGCGACGCCACGTTGAACACGAGCACGACCACGAGCAGCACGAGCGCCGCGAGCAGCAGCGCCGAGTCGTACAGCGGGATGGACATCATCTCGCCGTAGTTGTTCGCGATGAGCGCGGGCAGCGGGTACGCCGGGTCCAGGAGCGACGACGGGGCGCGCGCCACGTTCCCGGCCACCATGAGGACCGCCATCGTCTCGCCGAACGCGCGCGAGAGCCCGAGGACGCTCGCGGCGATCACCCCGGGCATGGCCTTCCGCATGACCACGTGCTTGACGGTCTGCCACTTCGTCGCGCCCACCGCGAGCGCGCCGTCGCGTGCCTCGCGCGGCACGGTGCGGAACACCTCGAGGCAGACGTGGACGATGACCGGCGCGATCATCGCGGCCAGCACGATGCCGGCCGCCAGAGCGGTGTAGCCGGTCGAGAAGGTGCCGAAGAGCGGCGCCACGCGGTTCTTGATGAGGGGGACGACGACGAGGACGCCGCACATGCCGAACACGACCGAGGGGATGCCGGCGAGGAGGTCGATGAGGGGCTTCGCCCACTCGCGAAGCGCGCGGCCGGCGTACTCCGAGAGGTAGATCGCCGCGAGGATGCAGGGCGGGACGGCGAGCGCGACCGCGATGCAGGTCACCCACAGCGTCCCCATGATGAACGGGTAGAACCCGAACTCGCCGCTCAGGGGTCTCCAGGAGCTCGAAAGCAGGACGTCGCCCAGGGACGTCGCATCGAGGATCGGTC
Proteins encoded in this region:
- the pstA gene encoding phosphate ABC transporter permease PstA, producing the protein MKFARIEEAFFKALMAVATMVILATLVLILGAVLVKGLPAMNLAMVTQTPKGGFYLGKEGGILNAIVGSLYVTGGATLIAFVVALPIVLFLNAYARKGSRFVELTRFSFDVLWGVPSIVYGAFGFAVMLFLGLRASLLGGIIAVAFLMLPIMARAMDEVVRMVPKELLDASYSVGATRLETARKVLARQALPGILTAVLIAFGRGIGDAASVMFTAGFTDSLPHSLFGPAATLPLAIFFQLGTPVPEVQERAYASALVLTVIILITSVVARLIGRRVARHTVG
- the pstC gene encoding phosphate ABC transporter permease subunit PstC, whose translation is MQASRLWMDRTARRAMLALAVVPSALVVAMVLGLWLRSRPILDATSLGDVLLSSSWRPLSGEFGFYPFIMGTLWVTCIAVALAVPPCILAAIYLSEYAGRALREWAKPLIDLLAGIPSVVFGMCGVLVVVPLIKNRVAPLFGTFSTGYTALAAGIVLAAMIAPVIVHVCLEVFRTVPREARDGALAVGATKWQTVKHVVMRKAMPGVIAASVLGLSRAFGETMAVLMVAGNVARAPSSLLDPAYPLPALIANNYGEMMSIPLYDSALLLAALVLLVVVLVFNVASRAVLVRIERGIAR